A segment of the Vibrio sp. YMD68 genome:
CGATATGGTCAACAACCAGTGAGCCGGAGTTTTGCGGCTCAATATCGAGAGAGTCGGTGTAATCAATCAGCTGTACATTTATGCCAAGCTGGTTTGCTCGTTGTTCAATGAGATTCTTGTCGGCACAAACGACGATTTGATGGTTCCAATTTTCTTGTGACAACGCTAAAACGAGATCGGGCCCAATACCAGCAGGCTCTCCAGCGGTGACCACGATGCGTTTAATTGTCATCTTGTTCTTCCTCTACTACTTCAACAAAGGCACTGGCACGTAACTCTTGGACCCAAGCGCTGGCTTCTTCATTAAACTTACGGTTAAACAAAATGCCATAGGCTTTATTTTTTAAAGCCGAATCGGTTCTGTCCACTTCACGGCGATCAATTACCTCAACAATATGCCAGCCATGAACGGTTTTGAAGGGTTCACTGATTTGCCCGACGGGAAGCGTTTCAACCTGATACTTAAACTCCGGCACATACAGATCTGGAGTTTGATAGCCTAATTCACCATCTTGTACCGCAGATCCTGGATCTTGACTGTATTGCTGAGCCAGTTCTCCAAATGTCGCTTCTCCAGCCGCGACTTTTCTAGTGATTTCTAAAAGATCTCGTTGCACACCTTCATCGCTCAAAATCACGGTCGGTTTAATCAAAATATGGCGCGCATTGACTTCAGTCACCGCGACAACTTCTAGACCTTTTACATCATCAATTTTTAATATGTGGAAACCGATACCGCTGCGGAACGGCCCAATGATGCTGCCCTTGTTTTGCAGTTTTATTTGATCAGCAAAAATCGTTGGCATCTCTTCCTTGCGCATCCAACCCCAATCGCCGCCTTCTAGCGCTTTCGGGCCTTTTGAATAGGTGTAGGCCATGGTTTTAAAATCGGCACCATCTTGTAACTGCTGAACCAATTCATTGGCTTGCTTTTCTAGCTCTGATTTTTCTTGATCGTCATTGAAACGAAGCTGAATATGGCTCACTTGATACTGAACTGTGGCATTGGTTTCTTGCGCTAAAATATCCGCCAGGTTATCCACTTCTGCAGGAAGAATGTTAATGCGACGTCGTACGAGTGCATTTCGTGCCTCACTAGCGGCGATCTCTTTTCGTACTTGTTCACGAAAGGCCGCGTAAGTGAGCCCTTCAGCCGTCACTGATGCCGTCAGCTCTTCAATGCTTTGTTGGTTATTCTTTGCGATATCCGCAATCGCTTCATTGAGGCGGTTGTCATCAATACGCACACCAAGACGTTCTGCTTCTTGCTGTTGAATGGTATCAATGATCAGTTTTTCTAATACCTGCTCGCGCAAAATGTCTTCAGTGGGAAGGGCTTGTTTGTTCTCTTTAGCGTTGGCTTTGAGAGTTTTAAAAGCGGTATCAATATCGCTTTGCAGTACCACACCTTCGTTGACAATAACGGCAATTTTATCCAGTGCCACAGGCTCTGCAATTACACTTGCTGCACTCAAACTAGTGATGGTGCCTAGCAGGATCTGTTTCCACAGTTTCATTTTCTTTCCTATAAATCAGTATGGGTTAGCAGCAAGGTTAACCAGGCTGCTAAAAGTCAAAATTAGTTATTTAAGAAGAACGGTCGTCCATAGCCAAGAGCATTGCCTGAACTGGCGGCTCCTGCTGCACTTGAATCGGAGCCAATCGTGGTGCCAAACCCGATGATACCAAAGTTGATACCCAGATTTTTTTCATAAACAGGGGTGGCACTCGGATCATTAACAAAATCACCGTTCCAGCTAATGATTTGGTTGCTGTAAGTAAAGCCTATGTACCAGCAGTCATCTCGATAACTGAGTGTCGCAAGCCACTCTAGGTTTTCTTCCGTGGTGAGGTCATAAAAAT
Coding sequences within it:
- the surA gene encoding peptidylprolyl isomerase SurA, with the translated sequence MKLWKQILLGTITSLSAASVIAEPVALDKIAVIVNEGVVLQSDIDTAFKTLKANAKENKQALPTEDILREQVLEKLIIDTIQQQEAERLGVRIDDNRLNEAIADIAKNNQQSIEELTASVTAEGLTYAAFREQVRKEIAASEARNALVRRRINILPAEVDNLADILAQETNATVQYQVSHIQLRFNDDQEKSELEKQANELVQQLQDGADFKTMAYTYSKGPKALEGGDWGWMRKEEMPTIFADQIKLQNKGSIIGPFRSGIGFHILKIDDVKGLEVVAVTEVNARHILIKPTVILSDEGVQRDLLEITRKVAAGEATFGELAQQYSQDPGSAVQDGELGYQTPDLYVPEFKYQVETLPVGQISEPFKTVHGWHIVEVIDRREVDRTDSALKNKAYGILFNRKFNEEASAWVQELRASAFVEVVEEEQDDN